A stretch of DNA from Halorubrum sp. BOL3-1:
CTGAGGCGGCGGTCAGCCGGACCCCGGTGAGCGACCGTCACGCCGCGGTGCGGACGATCACGGTCTCGTCCGGACTGGTCATGTTGGCCGGGCTGATCGCGATGATCTTCGGCAACCAGATCCTCACCGCGCTCGGACTGATCTGAGGCGGTGGTTGCGGTCGAGCTTCGAGTGAAAACGGGCTTCCCCGGCGGGCGCGACGCGCCGATATGGCTCATCCACGGTCCGTCGAAATCCGTCCCTACGACCGCGAACGCGACGCAGCCGGGCTGTACGAGTCGAAACTCGCCTTCGAGCGCGGTCTCGGTGAAAACACCGGCAGCGACGAGAAGGCGGCCACCTACGAGGGGAAGCTCACCGACGCCTACCGCGAGCGGTGGCTCGACTGGGTCGACCGGTGCGTCGACGACGACCCCCGGTGTGTGACGGTCGCGGTCGACGGAAACGCCGGCGGCGAGCGCGGAGGCGGCGACGCGCTCGTCGGCTACGCCTTCGTCCTCCCCGAGCGACTGGCCATGGTCTGGGACGCGGCGGTCCTGAACGAGCTCTACGTCGCGCCCGCGTATCGCGGGACCGGCGTCGCGGACGACCTGATCGACGCGGCGCTCGCACTCGCGGCCGACCAGGACCTCCCACTCGACCGGCTGGTCCTCGACGTCGACCCGGCGAA
This window harbors:
- a CDS encoding GNAT family N-acetyltransferase, which encodes MAHPRSVEIRPYDRERDAAGLYESKLAFERGLGENTGSDEKAATYEGKLTDAYRERWLDWVDRCVDDDPRCVTVAVDGNAGGERGGGDALVGYAFVLPERLAMVWDAAVLNELYVAPAYRGTGVADDLIDAALALAADQDLPLDRLVLDVDPANGRAKTFYERHGFESWGEMVARPLDDA